A genomic stretch from Primulina huaijiensis isolate GDHJ02 chromosome 14, ASM1229523v2, whole genome shotgun sequence includes:
- the LOC140956676 gene encoding lactoylglutathione lyase-like isoform X2 — protein MGSSPLAAALHRFHPTVRKLHTVPLPTLFTLNQKVFSQPRISILTRAMASKESYSNNPGLHTALDEATKGYFLQQTMLRVKDPKVSLDFYSRIMGMSLLKRLDFPEMKFTLYFMGYEETSSAPSDPIERTAWTFGHKATLELTHNWGSETDPDFKGYHNGNSEPRGFGISNDTLVSRLMMCTRHAKDLRLWEWSL, from the exons ATGGGTTCATCGCCCCTCGCCGCCGCCCTCCACCGCTTTCACCCTACCGTACGCAAGCTGCACACAGTTCCACTTCCCACACTCTTCACTCTCAATCAAAAG GTTTTTAGCCAACCCAGAATATCTATATTAACCAGGGCAATGGCGTCTAAGGAGTCATACTCCAACAACCCAGGTCTCCATACTGCTCTTGATGAGGCCACCAAAGGTTATTTCTTGCAGCAAACT ATGCTTCGTGTAAAGGACCCAAAAGTCAGTCTAGATTTCTACTCCCGAATTATGGGCATGTC ATTGCTTAAGAGGTTAGATTTTCCAGAGATGAAGTTTACCTTATACTTCATGGGGTATGAG GaaacatcatcagcacctagtGATCCCATTGAACGAACTGCCTGGACTTTTGGCCATAAAGCTACACTTGAGCTGACACA TAACTGGGGTAGTGAAACGGATCCTGATTTCAAGGGTTATCACAACGGAAACTCGGAACCTCGTGGTTTTGGTATATCAAAT GACACATTGGTATCACGGTTGATGATGTGCACAAGGCATGCAAAAGATTTGAGACTTTGGGAGTGGAGTTTGTAA
- the LOC140957524 gene encoding alpha-L-fucosidase 1: MKPAGDFENQRTFAGQSVLSKHVLIILSITICFQESKSSVSKFVSSHPTLPPIPVLPIPTSRQISWQLSEMAMFFHFGPNTFTDSEWGTGHADPSVFNPTAFNATQWVAVAKDSGFSRVILTVKHHDGFCLWPSEYTDYSLKSSSWKNGTGDVVKELADAATVAGLELGLYLSPWDRHEPCYGKTLEYNEYYMGQMTELLTWYGDVKEIWLDGAKGEGEKDMEYFFDNWFSLIHQLQPEAIIFSDDGPDSRWIGDEAGAARTTCWSLFNRSAIKIGQAGIEDYLGEGDPQGPDWVPAECDVSIRAGWFWHASQAPKSALTLLDIYYTSVGRNCLFLLNVPPNSSGLISPEDIQVLQDFTEIRNSIFSHNLAKSSLVRASNTRGGVKCSTYGAQRVLEDGIFSYWAPDKAQSDWALFFDFEEDVTFNVLLIQEPIHMGQRVMEFHFNFMNEEGEWEEVTRGTTVGYKRLLLFPSVTCSHLKLEIIRSRGDPLISYVGLYVDPFSVLGYSSLLSSRSRFNGSASL; this comes from the exons ATGAAACCAGCTGgtgattttgaaaatcaaagaacATTCGCAGGACAATCTGTTTTATCAAAACATGTTTTGATCATCCTCAGCATCACAATctgttttcaagaatcaaaatCTTCAGTTTCAAAATTTGTGTCCTCCCACCCGACACTCCCACCGATTCCAGTTCTTCCTATCCCAACCTCACGCCAGATCTCATGGCAGCTCTCAGAAATGGCGATGTTCTTCCACTTTGGACCCAACACTTTCACAGATTCGGAGTGGGGAACGGGTCACGCTGACCCTTCAGTTTTCAACCCTACTGCCTTCAATGCTACTCAGTGGGTTGCTGTAGCCAAAGACTCTGGCTTTTCGAGGGTTATCCTCACTGTAAAGCACCATGATGGGTTCTGCCTTTGGCCCTCTGAATATACGGATTATTCTCTGAAGTCTAGTTCTTGGAAGAATGGGACAGGGGATGTGGTGAAAGAGCTTGCTGACGCTGCAACAGTCGCTGGTTTAGAATTGGGGCTTTATCTTTCTCCTTGGGATAGACATGAACCTTGTTATGGAAAGACTCTCGAGTACAATGAGTATTACATGGGGCAGATGACTGAGCTGCTCACTTG GTATGGTGACGTAAAAGAAATTTGGTTGGATGGCGCAAAGGGTGAGGGAGAGAAGGACATGGAGTACTTTTTCGATAACTGGTTTAGTCTTATTCATCAGCTTCAGCCTGAGGCAATCATATTCTCTGACGATGGCCCGGATTCGAGGTGGATCGGGGATGAGGCTGGTGCTGCGAGGACTACTTGCTGGTCTCTTTTTAATCGCAGTGCCATAAAGATCGGCCAAGCTGGTATCGAGGA TTATTTGGGAGAGGGAGATCCACAAGGCCCTGACTGGGTACCTGCAGAGTGTGATGTCTCGATACGAGCTGGATGGTTTTGGCATGCATCACAAGCTCCAAAATCGGCACTCACTCTTCTAGATATCTATTATACATCAGTGGGCAGAAACTGTCTCTTCTTACTGAATGTACCCCCAAATTCTTCAGGCCTTATATCCCCAGAAGACATTCAAGTCCTCCAAGACTTTACAGAGATTCGGAACTCCATATTCTCACATAATCTTGCAAAAAGTTCTCTGGTTCGGGCTAGCAACACAAGAGGTGGTGTGAAATGTTCTACATATGGTGCTCAGCGTGTTCTTGAAGATGGAATTTTTTCATACTGGGCTCCAGATAAAGCACAATCAGACTGGGCGTTGTTCTTTGATTTTGAAGAAGATGTGACTTTTAATGTCTTGCTAATCCAAGAACCAATACATATGGGCCAAAGAGTGATggaatttcattttaatttcatGAACGAAGAAGGAGAATGGGAGGAGGTCACAAGGGGCACGACTGTGGGATACAAAAGATTGTTATTGTTCCCAAGTGTCACATGCAGTCACTTGAAGCTTGAAATTATTAGATCTCGGGGAGATCCATTGATATCTTATGTAGGTTTATATGTCGATCCGTTTTCAGTTCTTGGGTATTCGTCCTTGCTTAGCTCTAGATCACGGTTCAACGGTAGTGCAAGTCTTTAG
- the LOC140956523 gene encoding uncharacterized protein: MVGSIANLYNSIENLNESFIQPNKAKETLLKPIPSVGISSVPLLLKEDSKTDRKFYRCSTQAKKCLYRVSDYPNAICPQCKRTMTTVVPYVSPPGEQASSTEGGFVKGVVTYMVMDNLVVKPMSAISSTITLLNKFNVVDVGTLRREEVTLGMEEALTLLKASLRSKKVLTEVFRKCW, from the exons ATGGTGGGTTCCATAGCAAACCTATACAATAGCATAGAAAACCTGAATGAATCATTCATCCAACCGAATAAAGCTAAAGAAACCCTTTTGAAGCCAATACCTTCTGTTGGCATTTCTTCCGTTCCTTTGCTCCTGAAGGAAGATTCAAAAACTGATAGAAAGTTCTATAGGTGCAGTACTCAAGCTAAAAAATGTTTATATCGTGTTTCTGATTATCCAAACGCAATCTGCCCACAATGCAAGAGGACAATGACCACGGTGGTTCCATACGTGTCTCCCCCGGGAGAACAGGCGTCGTCGACTGAAGGGGGATTTGTGAAGGGAGTGGTTACTTACATGGTAATGGATAATTTGGTGGTGAAGCCCATGTCTGCTATCTCAAGTACTATTACTTTGCTTAACAAGTTCAATGTTGTGGACGTGGGGACCTTGCGGCGGGAGGAGGTAACTTTGGGCATGGAGGAG GCTCTGACGTTATTGAAGGCTTCGTTGCGTTCTAAGAAAGTTCTGACTGAAGTGTTCAGAAAGTGTTGGTGA
- the LOC140956715 gene encoding probable glucuronoxylan glucuronosyltransferase IRX7 yields MIKVINMLETQRPLRSRDLYVRMRFLHSTRYSRNLEKSFCYRFFRWILWFSVLSYCLSSFLVTRNKHTTSASRAIVSPSKNYHSLVEEPTHNSFAVKLSSGLFKGLKVYVYDLPSKYNTDWLSNERCSTHLFASEVAIHRALISGEVRTLDPWEADFFFVPVYVSCNFSTVNGFPAIGHARSLISSAIEHVSSHLPFWNRSLGSDHVFVASHDFGSCFHTLEHVAMADGVPEFLKNSIILQTFGVKHKHPCQEVDNIVIPPYVSPESVRRTLGKLPLSGRRDIFAYFRGKMEVHPKNVSGRFYSKRVRTLIWRKYGNDRRFHLGRHRFADFHSEILRSKFCLCPLGWAPWSPRLVESVALGCVPVVIADGIRLPFPSAVPWAEISLTVAENDVGNLGRVLEHVAATNLTRIQRNLWDRDVRQALLFNDPMLPGDATWHVLVALSERLHRAHKSKQ; encoded by the exons ATGATCAAGGTAATCAACATGCTTGAAACTCAAAGACCCCTCAGAAGCAGAGACTTGTACGTGAGGATGAGGTTTTTGCATAGCACGAGATATAGCAGAAATTTAGAGAAGAGTTTTTGTTACAGATTTTTCAGATGGATTCTCTGGTTTTCTGTTTTATCCTATTGTTTATCCTCTTTTCTTGTTACTCGGAATAAACATACTACCTCTGCTTCAAGAGCCATCGTTTCACCTTCTAAAAACTACCACTCTCTCGTTGAAGAACCAACCCACAATTCCTTCGCCGTGAAACTTTCATCTG GTTTATTTAAGGGGTTGAAGGTGTATGTGTACGATTTGCCATCGAAATACAATACAGACTGGCTATCAAATGAGCGGTGCAGCACCCATTTGTTTGCTTCGGAGGTGGCGATCCACAGGGCTTTGATCAGCGGAGAAGTGAGAACATTAGACCCGTGGGAGGCTGATTTTTTCTTCGTCCCTGTTTATGTCTCATGCAATTTCAGCACCGTTAATGGATTTCCAGCTATTGGGCATGCCCGTTCTCTCATATCATCCGCCATCGAACACGTTTCTTCTCATCTTCCGTTTTGGAACCGCAGCCTCGGCTCTGACCATGTCTTTGTCGCGTCCCATGATTTTGGTTCTTGTTTTCACACCCTG GAGCACGTGGCTATGGCGGATGGGGTACCtgagtttttgaaaaattcaataatattgCAGACTTTTGGGGTGAAACACAAGCACCCATGTCAGGAAGTAGACAATATTGTGATTCCCCCGTACGTGTCGCCGGAAAGTGTACGAAGGACGCTGGGAAAATTGCCGTTGTCTGGCCGACGGGACATATTCGCGTACTTCAGGGGCAAGATGGAAGTCCACCCCAAGAACGTCAGCGGTCGTTTTTATAGCAA gcGAGTACGGACTCTGATATGGCGGAAATATGGCAACGATCGACGATTTCACTTGGGGAGACACCGGTTTGCCGACTTCCATTCAGAGATTTTACGGTCAAAGTTTTGTTTGTGCCCATTGGGATGGGCTCCGTGGAGTCCGAGGTTGGTGGAGTCGGTGGCTCTGGGCTGCGTCCCGGTTGTCATAGCCGACGGAATCCGGTTGCCATTTCCCTCCGCCGTACCATGGGCGGAGATATCCCTCACAGTAGCGGAGAACGATGTGGGAAACCTCGGGAGAGTCCTGGAGCACGTGGCAGCTACCAATCTCACTCGCATTCAGAGAAATCTGTGGGACAGAGACGTGAGACAAGCCCTGCTATTCAACGATCCAATGTTGCCAGGTGATGCGACGTGGCACGTTTTGGTTGCCCTGTCTGAAAGGCTTCACAGGGCCCACAAAAGTAAGCAGTGA
- the LOC140957787 gene encoding myb-related protein 308-like, which translates to MGRAPCCDKANVKKGPWSPEEDAKLKDFIEKSGTGGNWISLPQKAGLKRCGKSCRLRWLNYLRPNIKHGEFSDEEDRIICTLYASIGSRWSVIAAQLPGRTDNDIKNYWNTKLKKKLMMGIVPSKSSPFSGTLQDLIPQSQSLRNLSHLLDYTSVYSTQVFKSLGNTVPIPAPQNNYSIDVPLPCTSQYSFNTNQQSQGGFVDFQCSSSVGNCVKISNAKDHFQQQMGCLQHPGFISNAGLGEGQNPNFMLDQYDQGQIISALISDLDQKGSEILENSEVYNDLEEVKPVLTSINFLLNDEIHGREGMYHY; encoded by the exons ATGGGAAGAGCTCCTTGCTGTGACAAAGCAAATGTGAAGAAGGGGCCATGGTCGCCTGAAGAAGATGCAAAACTCAAAGATTTCATTGAAAAATCTGGCACTGGTGGGAATTGGATTTCTCTTCCTCAAAAAGCTG GTCTGAAGAGATGTGGGAAGAGCTGTAGATTGAGGTGGCTGAACTATTTGAGGCCTAATATCAAACATGGTGAATTTTCTGATGAGGAAGATAGAATAATCTGCACTCTTTATGCTTCCATTGGAAGCAG GTGGTCAGTCATAGCGGCGCAATTACCGGGGAGAACCGATAATGATATCAAGAATTACTGGAACACCAAGCTAAAGAAGAAACTGATGATGGGAATTGTTCCATCAAAATCGTCACCATTTTCAGGAACCCTTCAAGATTTGATTCCTCAGTCTCAATCTCTGCGTAATCTGTCTCATTTGTTAGATTACACCTCAGTTTACAGTACTCAGGTTTTTAAATCTCTCGGAAACACTGTACCCATCCCAGCCCCACAAAATAATTACAGCATTGATGTTCCCTTGCCTTGTACAAGCCAGTATTCCTTTAATACTAATCAACAAAGCCAAGGGGGTTTTGTTGATTTCCAGTGTTCTTCATCCGTGGGAAATTGCGTCAAGATCAGTAATGCTAAAGATCATTTCCAACAACAGATGGGTTGTCTTCAACATCCGGGATTCATCTCAAATGCTGGGTTGGGAGAAGGCCAAAACCCAAATTTCATGCTTGATCAGTATGATCAAGGTCAAATTATCAGTGCATTAATTAGTGATCTTGATCAAAAGGGAAGTGAGATTTTGGAGAACAGTGAAGTGTACAATGATCTTGAGGAAGTTAAGCCAGTACTGACCAGCATCAACTTTTTGTTGAATGATGAAATTCATGGAAGAGAGGGTATGTACCACTACTGA
- the LOC140957590 gene encoding probable xyloglucan endotransglucosylase/hydrolase protein 32 isoform X2, which yields MDHLQLVSLLFLILMFPLTNKANVNGPPSPGYYPSRRIGSTEFDQVCTNLWGPQHQTLDQGTLTIWLDINSGSGFKSLSPYSSGYFGASVKLQSGYTAGVITSFYLSNNEDYPGNHDEIDIEFLGTTEDKPYVLQTNVYNRGSGDGSNIIGREVKFNLWFDPAKDFHNYAIFWDPDEIVRYPRKNDDSFPSRPMWVYGSIWDASSWATENGKYKADYSYQPFVSQYNNFKISGCDPNSPVQCRPVSDHPSRSGGMSRHQNAAMAWVQNNYKVYDYCQDILRDHSFTPEC from the exons ATGGATCATCTCCAGCTTGTCTCTCTTCTCTTCCTAATCTTGATGTTTCCTTTAACAAATAAGGCAAATGTGAATGGCCCACCGTCTCCAGGCTACTACCCCAGCAGAAGAATTGGCTCCACAGAATTCGACCAAGTCTGCACCAATCTTTGGGGTCCTCAGCATCAGACTCTCGACCAAGGGACTCTAACTATTTGGCTCGACATTAACTCAG GAAGTGGATTTAAATCTCTTAGCCCGTATTCGTCTGGCTATTTCGGTGCCTCCGTCAAGCTCCAATCTGGCTATACTGCCGGAGTGATTACATCCTTTTAT CTCTCGAACAATGAAGATTACCCAGGTAACCATGATGAGATTGACATAGAGTTTCTTGGGACAACAGAAGACAAGCCTTACGTGCTGCAAACAAATGTTTACAATAGAGGGAGTGGAGATGGAAGCAATATTATTGGCCGAGAAGTGAAATTTAACCTTTGGTTCGACCCCGCCAAAGATTTCCATAATTATGCCATTTTTTGGGATCCAGATGAAATCGT AAGGTACCCGAGGAAAAATGACGACAGTTTTCCGTCGAGGCCCATGTGGGTGTACGGATCAATATGGGATGCTTCTTCGTGGGCCACAGAAAATGGAAAATACAAAGCTGACTACAGTTACCAACCCTTTGTTAGCCAATACAACAATTTCAAGATAAGTGGTTGTGATCCCAATAGTCCGGTCCAGTGCCGCCCAGTCTCCGATCATCCTTCGAGGTCAGGAGGGATGAGCCGCCACCAGAATGCCGCGATGGCTTGGGTACAAAACAACTACAAGGTTTATGATTATTGTCAAGATATCCTAAGAGATCATAGTTTCACACCTGAGTGCTAA
- the LOC140957590 gene encoding probable xyloglucan endotransglucosylase/hydrolase protein 32 isoform X3 produces the protein MDHLQLVSLLFLILMFPLTNKANVNGPPSPGYYPSRRIGSTEFDQVCTNLWGPQHQTLDQGTLTIWLDINSGSGFKSLSPYSSGYFGASVKLQSGYTAGVITSFYLSNNEDYPGNHDEIDIEFLGTTEDKPYVLQTNVYNRGSGDGSNIIGREVKFNLWFDPAKDFHNYAIFWDPDEIVYPRKNDDSFPSRPMWVYGSIWDASSWATENGKYKADYSYQPFVSQYNNFKISGCDPNSPVQCRPVSDHPSRSGGMSRHQNAAMAWVQNNYKVYDYCQDILRDHSFTPEC, from the exons ATGGATCATCTCCAGCTTGTCTCTCTTCTCTTCCTAATCTTGATGTTTCCTTTAACAAATAAGGCAAATGTGAATGGCCCACCGTCTCCAGGCTACTACCCCAGCAGAAGAATTGGCTCCACAGAATTCGACCAAGTCTGCACCAATCTTTGGGGTCCTCAGCATCAGACTCTCGACCAAGGGACTCTAACTATTTGGCTCGACATTAACTCAG GAAGTGGATTTAAATCTCTTAGCCCGTATTCGTCTGGCTATTTCGGTGCCTCCGTCAAGCTCCAATCTGGCTATACTGCCGGAGTGATTACATCCTTTTAT CTCTCGAACAATGAAGATTACCCAGGTAACCATGATGAGATTGACATAGAGTTTCTTGGGACAACAGAAGACAAGCCTTACGTGCTGCAAACAAATGTTTACAATAGAGGGAGTGGAGATGGAAGCAATATTATTGGCCGAGAAGTGAAATTTAACCTTTGGTTCGACCCCGCCAAAGATTTCCATAATTATGCCATTTTTTGGGATCCAGATGAAATCGT GTACCCGAGGAAAAATGACGACAGTTTTCCGTCGAGGCCCATGTGGGTGTACGGATCAATATGGGATGCTTCTTCGTGGGCCACAGAAAATGGAAAATACAAAGCTGACTACAGTTACCAACCCTTTGTTAGCCAATACAACAATTTCAAGATAAGTGGTTGTGATCCCAATAGTCCGGTCCAGTGCCGCCCAGTCTCCGATCATCCTTCGAGGTCAGGAGGGATGAGCCGCCACCAGAATGCCGCGATGGCTTGGGTACAAAACAACTACAAGGTTTATGATTATTGTCAAGATATCCTAAGAGATCATAGTTTCACACCTGAGTGCTAA
- the LOC140957526 gene encoding uncharacterized protein, producing the protein MEADRLNSPHTSAVVFEALGHQLQFSQDPNSKHLGTTVWDASMVLVKFLEKNCRKGRFSPSKLKGKRVIELGAGCGVAGFGMALLGCDLITTDQTEVLPLLMRNVERNTSRILQMNSDSDSFGSIEVAELNWGDADHIRAVDPPFDYIIGTDVVYAEHLLEPLLQTLLLLSGPRTTILLGYELRSTNVHDRMLDLWKTNFEVKPVPKAKMHGEYQHPSIQLFIMNLKASNWVSRGIDNHVEEGKCGEIALGPEEDDDCSAVVNKVDDSSDRI; encoded by the exons ATGGAGGCGGACAG ATTAAATTCTCCTCACACATCAGCTGTTGTATTTGAAGCCCTCGGCCATCAGCTTCAATTCTCACAG GATCCCAACTCCAAGCATTTAGGGACTACTGTGTGGGACGCATCAATGGTCTTGGTCAAATTTCTG gaaaaaaattgtagaaaGGGAAGGTTTTCTCCATCTAAACTAAAAGGAAAACGTGTAATCGAACTTGGAGCAGGCTGTGGAGTAGCTGGATTTG GTATGGCATTGCTTGGATGTGATTTGATTACAACTGACCAAACTGAAGTTTTGCCTTTGCTTATGAGAAATGTGGAGCGAAATACCTCAAGAATCCTACAAATGAATTCTGATTCAG ATTCATTTGGATCCATTGAGGTCGCCGAGCTTAACTGGGGTGATGCTGACCATATAAGGGCCGTCGATCCCCCATTTGACTACATAATTGGCACTGATGTT GTATATGCAGAGCACCTTTTGGAACCACTTTTGCAGACTCTACTTTTATTATCCGGACCCAGAACCACAATTTTG TTGGGTTATGAACTGCGTTCCACTAATGTCCATGATCGTATGCTTGACTTATGGAAGACAAATTTTGAAGTTAAACCTGTTCCTAAAGCAAAG ATGCACGGTGAGTACCAGCATCCGAGTATACAGCTGTTTATAATGAACCTTAAGGCATCAAACTGGGTGAGCAGAGGAATTGATAATCATGTTGAAGAGGGAAAATGTGGAGAAATTGCTCTAGGGCCAGAGGAAGATGATGACTGTAGTGCTGTTGTCAACAAGGTTGATGACTCAAGTGACCGAATCTAG
- the LOC140956676 gene encoding lactoylglutathione lyase-like isoform X1, with amino-acid sequence MGSSPLAAALHRFHPTVRKLHTVPLPTLFTLNQKVFSQPRISILTRAMASKESYSNNPGLHTALDEATKGYFLQQTMLRVKDPKVSLDFYSRIMGMSLLKRLDFPEMKFTLYFMGYEETSSAPSDPIERTAWTFGHKATLELTHNWGSETDPDFKGYHNGNSEPRGFGHIGITVDDVHKACKRFETLGVEFVKRPDDGKIKDIAFIKDPDGYWIEIFDTKTIAKTTAAAAV; translated from the exons ATGGGTTCATCGCCCCTCGCCGCCGCCCTCCACCGCTTTCACCCTACCGTACGCAAGCTGCACACAGTTCCACTTCCCACACTCTTCACTCTCAATCAAAAG GTTTTTAGCCAACCCAGAATATCTATATTAACCAGGGCAATGGCGTCTAAGGAGTCATACTCCAACAACCCAGGTCTCCATACTGCTCTTGATGAGGCCACCAAAGGTTATTTCTTGCAGCAAACT ATGCTTCGTGTAAAGGACCCAAAAGTCAGTCTAGATTTCTACTCCCGAATTATGGGCATGTC ATTGCTTAAGAGGTTAGATTTTCCAGAGATGAAGTTTACCTTATACTTCATGGGGTATGAG GaaacatcatcagcacctagtGATCCCATTGAACGAACTGCCTGGACTTTTGGCCATAAAGCTACACTTGAGCTGACACA TAACTGGGGTAGTGAAACGGATCCTGATTTCAAGGGTTATCACAACGGAAACTCGGAACCTCGTGGTTTTG GACACATTGGTATCACGGTTGATGATGTGCACAAGGCATGCAAAAGATTTGAGACTTTGGGAGTGGAGTTTGTAAAAAGACCCGATGATG GAAAAATTAAGGATATAGCATTCATTAAGGATCCTGATGGCTACTGGATCGAAATATTTGACACTAAAACTATTGCCAAGACAACTGCTGCAGCTGCTGTGTGA
- the LOC140957527 gene encoding vacuolar protein sorting-associated protein 24 homolog 1-like translates to MEKMMKILKPKPNPQELLRDWQRRLRQECRNIERQIRDIQREEKNVQKAIKDAAKRNDMGSAKALAKELVRSRKTVNRLYENKAQLNSISMHLGESVAIARTVGHLSKSAEVMKLVNNLMKAPEVAVTMQEFSKEMTKAGVIEEMMNDAVDNALDSEDIEEETEEEIDKVLTAIAGETAAQLPEAVRKEKLKQPATSEDAEENVDDEEELEEIRARLARVRS, encoded by the exons ATGGAAAAAATGATGAAGATATTGAAGCCGAAGCCGAATCCGCAGGAATTGCTCAGAGATTGGCAGCGTCGCCTACGGCAAGAGTGCCGCAACATCGAACGCCAAATTCGAG ACATACAGAGAGAAGAGAAGAATGTGCAGAAAGCCATCAAGGATGCTGCTAAAAGAAACGACATGGGTTCAGCTAAg GCCCTTGCAAAAGAACTTGTGAGATCTAGGAAAACTGTGAATCGCCTCTATGAAAACAAGGCCCAGTTGAATTCAATATCAATGCATCTTGGAGAAAGTGTTG cTATTGCCCGAACTGTTGGGCATTTATCCAAAAGTGCTGAAGTCATGAAGCTTGTCAATAATCTTATGAAGGCTCCAGAGGTAGCTGTCACTATGCAAGAATTCAGCAAAGAAATGACAAAG GCTGGAGTTATAGAAGAGATGATGAATGACGCAGTGGATAATGCACTGGATTCAGAAGACATAGAAGAGGAAACTGAAGAAGAAATTGACAAGGTGTTAACAGCAATTGCTGGTGAAACTGCTGCCCAACTTCCCGAAGCAGTCAGGAAGGAGAAGCTAAAGCAACCTGCAACAAGTGAAGATGCAGAG GAAAATGTTGATGACGAGGAAGAGCTTGAAGAAATAAGGGCACGTCTAGCTAGGGTTCGATCATAA
- the LOC140957590 gene encoding probable xyloglucan endotransglucosylase/hydrolase protein 32 isoform X1 produces the protein MDHLQLVSLLFLILMFPLTNKANVNGPPSPGYYPSRRIGSTEFDQVCTNLWGPQHQTLDQGTLTIWLDINSGSGFKSLSPYSSGYFGASVKLQSGYTAGVITSFYLSNNEDYPGNHDEIDIEFLGTTEDKPYVLQTNVYNRGSGDGSNIIGREVKFNLWFDPAKDFHNYAIFWDPDEIVFFVDDVPIRRYPRKNDDSFPSRPMWVYGSIWDASSWATENGKYKADYSYQPFVSQYNNFKISGCDPNSPVQCRPVSDHPSRSGGMSRHQNAAMAWVQNNYKVYDYCQDILRDHSFTPEC, from the exons ATGGATCATCTCCAGCTTGTCTCTCTTCTCTTCCTAATCTTGATGTTTCCTTTAACAAATAAGGCAAATGTGAATGGCCCACCGTCTCCAGGCTACTACCCCAGCAGAAGAATTGGCTCCACAGAATTCGACCAAGTCTGCACCAATCTTTGGGGTCCTCAGCATCAGACTCTCGACCAAGGGACTCTAACTATTTGGCTCGACATTAACTCAG GAAGTGGATTTAAATCTCTTAGCCCGTATTCGTCTGGCTATTTCGGTGCCTCCGTCAAGCTCCAATCTGGCTATACTGCCGGAGTGATTACATCCTTTTAT CTCTCGAACAATGAAGATTACCCAGGTAACCATGATGAGATTGACATAGAGTTTCTTGGGACAACAGAAGACAAGCCTTACGTGCTGCAAACAAATGTTTACAATAGAGGGAGTGGAGATGGAAGCAATATTATTGGCCGAGAAGTGAAATTTAACCTTTGGTTCGACCCCGCCAAAGATTTCCATAATTATGCCATTTTTTGGGATCCAGATGAAATCGT TTTTTTTGTGGATGATGTGCCAATAAGAAGGTACCCGAGGAAAAATGACGACAGTTTTCCGTCGAGGCCCATGTGGGTGTACGGATCAATATGGGATGCTTCTTCGTGGGCCACAGAAAATGGAAAATACAAAGCTGACTACAGTTACCAACCCTTTGTTAGCCAATACAACAATTTCAAGATAAGTGGTTGTGATCCCAATAGTCCGGTCCAGTGCCGCCCAGTCTCCGATCATCCTTCGAGGTCAGGAGGGATGAGCCGCCACCAGAATGCCGCGATGGCTTGGGTACAAAACAACTACAAGGTTTATGATTATTGTCAAGATATCCTAAGAGATCATAGTTTCACACCTGAGTGCTAA